One segment of Dermochelys coriacea isolate rDerCor1 chromosome 27, rDerCor1.pri.v4, whole genome shotgun sequence DNA contains the following:
- the LOC119849059 gene encoding myosin light chain kinase, smooth muscle-like, with product MSQGEGGRNKEAFEYHAVTINTMEKASDLYIQLEKLGAGKFGMVYKLQEKATGKIRAGKYFQTRTPKEREAACGEVELMNLLHHPRLVQCLAAFQSRAELVMVMEYVAGGELFERIVDDDFEHTEPTSIQYVRQILEGIQYVHRQSIVHLDLKPENIVCVSTSSHWVKIIDFGLARRLDPNSPVKVVMHGTPEFMAPEVIAFEPVAFTTDMWSIGVICYILLSGDSPFQGNSDMETLHNVTAAQWEFDEETFSEISQEAKDFISQLLQKDRRCRLPSDQALAHPWLRKTEQNDRKVLSKERMRRFLVRQKWQKTGNAVLALRRMSRLAHKLDDPVTTPNVQEKGELGHSQEEDQLFTFLPQQIEQGPSFLEPLKEQVAVEGSSTSLQCHVEGFPHPEMTWLWNNAPIQECPRLRIDEEENGSCSLAIVRLPVEDTGHYVCRATSAIGETGCSARMTVQRGSNMQMPNAEEGPGTDQP from the exons ATGTCCCAAGGAGAAG gTGGGAGAAACAAGGAGGCTTTTGAATACCATGCCGTTACAATAAACACCATGGAGAAGGCTTCGGACCTCTACATCCAGCTCGAGAAACTTGGGGC TGGGAAATTTGGGATGGTTTACAAGCTGCAGGAGAAGGCCACTGGGAAGATCCGGGCAGGGAAATACTTCCAGACGCGGACGCCCAAGGAGCGCGAGGCAGCCTGCGGGGAGGTGGAGCTGATGAACCTGCTGCATCACCCCAGGCTGGTGCAGTGCCTTGCAGCCTTCCAGAGCCGGGCGGAGCTGGTGATGGTGATGGAATA TGTTGCAGGCGGGGAACTCTTTGAGAGGATTGTGGATGACGACTTCGAGCACACGGAGCCCACCAGCATTCAGTACGTGAGGCAGATCCTGGAGGGGATCCAGTACGTCCATCGCCAGAGCATCGTCCACCTGGACCTCAAACCCGAGAACATCGTCTGTGTCAGCACAAGCAGCCACTGGGTCAAAATCATCGACTTTGGCCTGGCACGGAGACTGG ATCCAAACAGCCCTGTGAAGGTGGTGATGCACGGCACCCCGGAGTTCATGGCCCCAGAAGTGATCGCCTTTGAGCCGGTGGCATTCACCACGGACATGTGGAGCATCGGCGTGATCTGCTACATCCT GCTGAGTGGGGactcccccttccaggggaacaGTGACATGGAGACGCTGCACAACGTCACGGCTGCCCAGTGGGAGTTTGATGAGGAGACCTTCTCGGAGATCTCCCAGGAGGCCAAGGACTTCATCAGCCAGCTACTGCAGAAAGACAGGCG TTGCCGGCTGCCCAGCGACCAGGCCCTCGCGCACCCCTGGCTGCGGAAGACTGAGCAGAACGACAGGAAGGTTCTGTCCAAGGAGAGAATGAGGCGATTCCTGGTGCGCCAGAAGTGGCAG AAAACAGGCAACGCCGTGCTGGCCCTGCGGAGAATGTCCCGACTGGCCCATAAACTGGATGACCCGGTGACCACCCCCAATGTCCAGGAGAAGGGAG AGCTGGGCCACAGCCAGGAAGAGGATCAGCTCTTCACTTTCCTGCCACAGCAGATTGAGCAGGGGCCCAGCTTCTTGGAGCCGCTGAAGGAACAAGTAGCAGTGGAAGGCAGCAGTACCTCCCTCCAGTGTCACGTTGAAG GTTTTCCCCACCCGGAGATGACGTGGCTCTGGAACAATGCCCCTATCCAGGAATGTCCCCGGCTCCGCATAGATGAGGAGGAGAATGGAAGCTGCTCCCTTGCCATTGTGAGGCTCCCAGTAGAGGACACGGGGCACTACGTGTGCAGGGCCACCAGTGCCATAGGGGAGACAGGATGCAGTGCCAGGATGACTGTACAGAGAGGCAGCAACATGCAGATGCCAAATGCAGAGGAGGGCCCTGGAACTGACCAGCCGTGA